Proteins encoded within one genomic window of Candidatus Berkiella cookevillensis:
- a CDS encoding DUF488 domain-containing protein: MLIKLKRIYELPEKSDGFRILVDRLWPRGVKKESAKIDLWLKDIAPSPDLRIWYGHDPEKWAEFKKNYTKELNKKKDLFQALFQSNRKIITLVFAAKEVKYSHALILQKYMQKKLDNYESEEL, translated from the coding sequence ATGCTTATTAAGCTTAAAAGGATATATGAGTTGCCTGAGAAATCAGATGGTTTTAGGATTTTGGTTGATAGATTATGGCCTCGTGGCGTTAAAAAAGAATCCGCTAAAATTGATTTATGGTTGAAAGATATTGCGCCCAGTCCTGACTTGCGAATATGGTATGGACATGATCCTGAAAAATGGGCTGAATTCAAAAAAAACTATACAAAAGAGCTGAATAAAAAAAAAGATTTATTTCAAGCGCTTTTCCAATCTAACAGAAAAATCATAACATTGGTTTTTGCCGCTAAAGAGGTCAAGTATAGTCATGCACTTATTTTGCAGAAATATATGCAAAAAAAACTAGATAATTATGAAAGTGAAGAATTATGA